One Rhodococcus sp. P1Y DNA window includes the following coding sequences:
- a CDS encoding glycosyltransferase, translating into MVPKKLKVLHVSEAFGGGVRSAIIHYITGTDQYEHSLFARVRVGHETLDVPEGVEVHQVDSGLKAFFLEARRVVREGDYDIVHLHSSYAGALRAILPRGTRIVYSPHCYVMEAGHGAVKNGVYFTVEKVLAQRRQMLVAVSPHEEQIGHGLRDDMPSAVVENIVMPAKVRVGSSNSDSNAHRADDKPVISMIGRIMAQKDPEFFAHVCSELGTSRYRYRWIGEGDADSRALLERAGVEITGWIPPNRVRELLRSSDLYLHTAAWEGGPLATLEAADVGCPVLARSIPSMESLGYALAGTQPHDAAQAVDQFFADPEYRESVRLATKAIAQAGTLDRMSRNLVDAYDEAMRVL; encoded by the coding sequence TTGGTCCCCAAGAAGCTCAAGGTTCTCCACGTCTCCGAGGCATTCGGAGGCGGGGTCCGTAGTGCAATTATTCACTACATCACCGGGACCGATCAGTACGAGCACAGTCTGTTCGCCCGCGTCCGCGTCGGGCACGAAACGCTCGACGTGCCCGAGGGTGTCGAGGTCCACCAGGTCGATTCGGGTTTGAAGGCTTTCTTCCTCGAGGCCAGGCGGGTCGTGCGCGAGGGTGACTACGACATAGTTCATCTGCACTCCAGTTACGCGGGTGCGCTTCGTGCGATCCTGCCGCGAGGGACGCGAATCGTGTATTCGCCGCACTGCTACGTCATGGAGGCGGGCCACGGCGCGGTGAAGAACGGTGTGTACTTCACCGTCGAGAAGGTGCTTGCCCAGCGCCGGCAGATGCTCGTCGCGGTGTCGCCGCACGAGGAGCAGATCGGTCACGGTCTGCGAGACGACATGCCGTCGGCCGTGGTCGAGAACATCGTCATGCCTGCGAAAGTACGAGTCGGGTCCTCGAATTCCGACAGCAATGCTCACCGCGCCGACGACAAGCCCGTCATATCGATGATCGGCCGGATCATGGCGCAGAAGGATCCCGAGTTCTTCGCGCACGTGTGCTCCGAGCTCGGAACCTCGCGCTATCGGTACCGGTGGATCGGGGAAGGGGATGCGGACAGTCGCGCCCTGCTGGAGCGGGCGGGTGTCGAGATCACCGGGTGGATTCCGCCGAATCGGGTTCGTGAACTGCTCCGCTCGTCGGATCTCTACCTCCACACTGCGGCATGGGAGGGCGGTCCACTGGCGACGTTGGAAGCCGCCGATGTCGGCTGCCCGGTCTTGGCTCGGTCCATTCCCAGCATGGAATCGCTCGGTTATGCCCTCGCCGGAACCCAGCCGCACGATGCCGCACAGGCGGTGGACCAGTTCTTCGCCGATCCCGAGTACCGAGAATCCGTGAGGCTCGCAACCAAAGCGATCGCTCAGGCCGGAACACTCGACCGTATGTCACGAAATCTGGTCGACGCCTACGACGAAGCCATGCGCGTTCTGTAG
- a CDS encoding lipase family protein has product MRLPVRSRAGAWVAALGVSVALVVGCSSPTPTAVREPESIPTADLDDTGPGSLVEAKTIPSFDRSVAATGATTAKVLYRSTSGIDGSPTVVSGTLFVPPGGPPAGGWPIIAFAHGTSGIRQECAPSASSDLLGSSALVKSYLDLGFAVAAADYQGLGTDGNHPYLDNRTAGLNVIDSVRALRKLSSSVSDRWAAFGGSQGGGATWAANEQSATYAPELDLVGTVSLVPAADMSGMAAKAAAGTLTGDQAAAYIWMLMGLEKSYPDFDVDQYASGAIRENWDVLGACSGPEGEERGKVLSQFDPSDLEPASAEAEAKVTSLLALSRLPAGPASAPMIVVYGGQDEFIDTQWTENAIADGCAKGDVIEAIFQPDKGHGDVDGSATVQWLGERFGDVPPPSTC; this is encoded by the coding sequence ATGCGGTTGCCGGTTCGCAGTAGAGCTGGGGCGTGGGTTGCAGCGCTTGGAGTATCCGTAGCGCTCGTCGTCGGATGTTCTTCGCCGACACCGACTGCCGTGCGCGAGCCGGAATCCATTCCCACGGCCGATCTCGACGACACCGGCCCAGGCTCCCTCGTCGAGGCGAAAACGATCCCGAGTTTCGACCGTTCGGTTGCCGCTACGGGAGCCACCACCGCCAAGGTTCTCTATCGGTCCACCTCGGGAATCGACGGATCGCCGACGGTTGTGTCGGGCACACTGTTCGTCCCGCCTGGTGGACCACCTGCAGGCGGGTGGCCGATCATTGCATTCGCACACGGAACCAGTGGGATCCGGCAGGAGTGTGCTCCGTCGGCGTCGTCCGATCTACTGGGTTCCTCGGCGTTGGTGAAAAGCTACCTGGATCTTGGTTTCGCGGTGGCCGCAGCCGACTACCAGGGGCTCGGTACCGACGGCAATCACCCGTACCTCGACAATCGCACGGCAGGACTGAACGTCATCGATTCGGTTCGGGCGCTACGCAAACTGTCGTCGTCGGTTTCCGATCGATGGGCCGCGTTCGGTGGTTCACAGGGCGGTGGCGCGACGTGGGCGGCGAACGAGCAGTCGGCCACCTACGCACCCGAGCTGGATCTGGTGGGAACCGTCAGCCTCGTGCCGGCTGCCGACATGTCGGGAATGGCTGCGAAGGCTGCTGCTGGCACGCTCACCGGCGATCAGGCCGCGGCCTACATCTGGATGCTGATGGGCCTGGAGAAGTCCTACCCGGACTTCGACGTCGATCAGTATGCGTCGGGCGCGATTCGCGAGAACTGGGACGTTCTGGGGGCTTGTTCGGGGCCGGAAGGCGAGGAGCGCGGAAAGGTTTTGAGCCAGTTCGACCCGAGCGACCTCGAGCCTGCCTCCGCTGAGGCCGAGGCGAAGGTGACGTCGTTGCTCGCGCTGTCGCGGCTACCTGCCGGTCCTGCGTCGGCGCCGATGATCGTGGTCTACGGCGGCCAGGACGAATTCATCGACACTCAGTGGACCGAGAACGCCATCGCGGATGGTTGCGCCAAGGGTGACGTCATCGAGGCGATCTTCCAACCCGACAAGGGGCACGGCGATGTCGACGGGAGCGCGACCGTGCAGTGGCTGGGCGAACGATTCGGGGATGTACCGCCGCCCAGCACCTGCTGA
- a CDS encoding GDP-mannose 4,6-dehydratase, with protein MKSALITGITGQDGLYLSELLHDKGYKVYGLVRGQNNPKRALLEKTHPFVEILSGNLLDLSSLMRAFSAAQPDEVYNLGAVSFVAYSWENARLTTDVTGGGVLNVLEALRFYQDTSGKRVRFYQASSSEMFGKVQQVPQSESTLLWPRSPYGVAKVYGHYMTINYRESYDLHASSGILFNHESPRRGPEFVTRKVSQAVARISLGLQDKIALGNLDAKRDWGFAGDYVEAMWLMLQQEQADDYVISTGETHSIRELLDIAFAEVGIADWSDYVYIDPAFMRPAEVDLLIGDASKARDVLGWKPKVEFPELVQMMVRTDVDEQSKLAAGR; from the coding sequence ATGAAAAGCGCGTTGATTACGGGTATTACCGGGCAGGACGGGTTGTACTTGTCCGAGTTGCTGCATGACAAGGGCTACAAGGTGTACGGGTTGGTGCGTGGGCAGAACAACCCGAAGCGTGCATTGTTGGAGAAGACGCATCCCTTCGTGGAGATCCTCTCGGGCAACCTGTTGGACCTGTCGTCGTTGATGCGCGCGTTCTCCGCGGCTCAGCCGGACGAGGTCTACAACCTCGGTGCTGTGTCCTTCGTCGCATATTCGTGGGAGAACGCTCGGTTGACCACCGATGTCACCGGAGGCGGTGTCCTCAACGTGTTGGAGGCGCTTCGTTTCTACCAGGACACCTCCGGGAAACGAGTGCGTTTCTATCAGGCGTCGAGCAGTGAAATGTTCGGCAAAGTTCAGCAGGTACCGCAGTCGGAGTCGACGCTGCTGTGGCCGCGTTCTCCGTACGGGGTGGCCAAGGTGTACGGGCATTACATGACCATCAACTACCGCGAGTCCTACGACCTGCATGCCTCGTCGGGCATCTTGTTCAATCACGAGTCTCCGCGTCGCGGCCCGGAATTCGTCACCCGCAAGGTCTCCCAAGCTGTGGCGCGGATCTCGTTGGGTCTGCAGGACAAGATCGCGTTGGGCAACCTCGATGCCAAACGTGACTGGGGTTTCGCCGGTGACTACGTCGAGGCGATGTGGTTGATGTTGCAGCAGGAGCAGGCAGACGACTACGTCATCTCCACCGGTGAGACGCATTCGATTCGGGAGTTGCTCGATATCGCGTTCGCCGAGGTCGGTATCGCCGACTGGAGTGACTACGTCTACATCGACCCGGCGTTCATGCGTCCGGCCGAGGTCGATCTACTCATCGGCGATGCCTCGAAGGCACGTGACGTGCTCGGGTGGAAGCCAAAGGTCGAATTCCCCGAGCTGGTGCAGATGATGGTCCGCACTGACGTCGACGAGCAGAGCAAACTGGCGGCCGGCCGGTGA
- a CDS encoding GDP-mannose 4,6-dehydratase, with translation MTAKVLITGVGGQDGTYLARRLIADGYRVTGTVQPGSHFNSDLAAIDGLELRTVELSDAEASSRIVHELEPDFVFHFAGISSVAYSWDEPLETAAVNGISVVAILDAIQELQEKTGRRRVLVNASSAEIFAGSSVSPQNELTPVSPTSPYGATKAFSHHMVQVYRSRGVHASNAIFYNHESPLRPQRFVTRKITSGVAAIRAGHQKTLELGNLDARRDWGWAPDYVDAAYRMSQQEVAGDYVVATGEAHSVRDFVDTAFRAAGIEEWDGLVTSAESLHRPADSAEMVGDASKAAHELGWSPTKRFHDVVEAMVEHDLALLEGKILR, from the coding sequence GTGACAGCAAAGGTACTGATCACCGGCGTAGGTGGCCAGGACGGGACGTACTTGGCTCGACGCCTCATCGCCGACGGGTATCGAGTGACGGGAACAGTTCAGCCGGGCTCGCATTTCAATTCCGATCTCGCCGCGATCGACGGATTGGAACTGCGGACGGTCGAATTGTCCGACGCCGAAGCAAGTAGTCGTATTGTTCACGAACTCGAACCCGACTTCGTGTTTCATTTCGCCGGAATATCGTCCGTTGCGTATTCGTGGGACGAACCTTTGGAAACAGCTGCGGTCAACGGTATCTCGGTCGTGGCCATTCTCGACGCCATCCAGGAGTTGCAGGAGAAGACCGGCCGTCGGCGCGTGCTGGTCAACGCGTCCAGTGCGGAGATCTTCGCAGGGTCTTCGGTTTCGCCACAGAACGAGCTGACCCCGGTGAGCCCGACGTCGCCATACGGTGCGACCAAGGCCTTCAGCCATCACATGGTGCAGGTATACCGATCCCGCGGAGTACACGCGAGCAACGCGATCTTCTACAACCACGAATCACCGCTACGGCCACAGCGTTTCGTCACACGCAAGATCACCTCCGGGGTTGCTGCCATCAGGGCCGGTCACCAGAAGACCCTGGAGCTGGGCAATCTCGACGCCAGGCGCGACTGGGGATGGGCCCCGGATTACGTCGACGCCGCCTACCGCATGTCCCAGCAGGAGGTTGCCGGCGACTACGTCGTTGCCACCGGGGAAGCGCATTCGGTACGGGATTTCGTCGACACCGCCTTCCGCGCCGCGGGCATCGAGGAGTGGGACGGACTCGTCACCAGCGCCGAATCGCTCCACCGTCCCGCCGACTCCGCAGAAATGGTCGGCGACGCAAGCAAGGCAGCACATGAGTTGGGCTGGAGTCCGACCAAGCGTTTCCACGACGTGGTGGAAGCAATGGTCGAACACGATTTGGCTCTGTTGGAAGGGAAGATACTTCGATGA
- a CDS encoding lipase family protein: MTKFRGIRRIGSVVLAVALLASCAPDTPTARNAVTATTNPVARPDRSVAPTAPAQLGGSEPGSLLSAERFTTVVPRISETGAQVSRIRYVSTASDGVSRTEVTGTVFVPNGIAPEGGWRVVSYGHGNTGINFDCGPSMYDDLLNQWLPITALLLNGYMVVMSDYEGLGSGGNTIEHPFLDADTLGYNVIDAVRAARHLTPDAGSQWAAFGGSLGGLATWAAHDVEPRYGQGLDLVGAAAWVPVADVSDLPAKAAAGLLTRDQVHLYFLAIMGLKATTAPDLNLDDYMRGSIAANKDLLVLCNGPRVPEAIDVLANADKADLVPASPAAQALMESLLKQRSLDAHTAGAPLLVMYADQDELVDQAWTKRVLSEACASGGSIEWELRIGEGHGTIDASRAFSWIGARFDGQEAVGQCPSV; this comes from the coding sequence GTGACGAAATTCAGGGGCATCCGCCGCATAGGTTCTGTGGTGCTGGCGGTTGCGTTGCTCGCGTCGTGCGCACCGGATACGCCGACGGCGCGTAATGCCGTTACTGCGACGACCAATCCGGTCGCGAGACCCGACCGGTCGGTAGCGCCGACAGCACCTGCACAACTGGGCGGCTCGGAGCCCGGATCGCTTCTGTCGGCGGAGAGGTTCACCACCGTCGTTCCGCGTATTTCCGAGACCGGCGCCCAGGTGTCGCGGATCAGGTACGTGTCCACCGCCTCCGACGGGGTGAGCCGAACCGAGGTCACCGGAACGGTGTTCGTGCCCAACGGGATTGCTCCCGAGGGCGGTTGGCGCGTGGTGTCGTACGGTCACGGCAACACCGGCATCAACTTCGACTGCGGTCCGTCGATGTACGACGATCTGCTCAATCAGTGGTTGCCCATCACCGCGTTGCTGCTCAACGGCTACATGGTGGTCATGTCGGACTACGAGGGCCTCGGGAGCGGCGGCAACACCATCGAGCATCCGTTCCTCGACGCAGACACTCTGGGCTACAACGTGATCGATGCGGTCCGTGCTGCGCGACACCTGACTCCTGACGCCGGTTCACAGTGGGCTGCGTTCGGCGGGTCGCTCGGCGGACTCGCGACGTGGGCGGCACATGACGTCGAGCCTCGGTACGGCCAGGGGCTGGATCTCGTCGGTGCTGCTGCGTGGGTTCCTGTTGCCGACGTGTCGGATCTGCCGGCCAAGGCTGCGGCCGGCTTGCTCACCCGCGATCAAGTTCACCTGTATTTTCTTGCCATCATGGGCCTGAAGGCGACCACTGCGCCCGACTTGAATCTCGACGACTACATGCGCGGAAGTATCGCTGCCAACAAGGATCTGCTCGTCCTCTGCAACGGGCCGCGGGTGCCCGAAGCGATCGACGTTCTGGCCAACGCGGACAAGGCCGATCTGGTGCCGGCGTCCCCGGCCGCGCAGGCGTTGATGGAGTCGTTGCTGAAGCAGCGCTCGTTGGACGCACATACAGCGGGTGCACCCCTGCTGGTGATGTACGCCGACCAGGACGAACTGGTGGACCAGGCGTGGACGAAGCGCGTGCTGTCCGAAGCATGTGCCAGCGGAGGCTCCATCGAGTGGGAACTGCGTATCGGCGAAGGACACGGGACCATCGATGCCTCGCGGGCATTCTCGTGGATCGGTGCACGATTCGACGGCCAGGAAGCTGTCGGCCAATGTCCTTCCGTATGA
- a CDS encoding lipase family protein: protein MTFAGSWRLCALALALAITVSACSSGESETPSSGPQYTGTAPGSLVDSSNFTTADMRIGKLGGTSHKITYRSTSGVDGSSTEVTGSVFVPPGLAPEGGWDVVAYGHGTTGVLEDCAPSMYPHLIGNAGPVAALVNNGYVVVMPDYQGLGSDGPHPYLEPRTVGFNMIDAVRAARELVPEASSRWAAFGGSQGGQASWAANELDGSYGDGLDLVGVVALAPAADMSGLAADAAARTLTPDQLPLMQFAVNSLSHVFPEVALTDYLHGQVLDNNDALLQCAGAALEERNRLAVAIVADDVAPSSPESTQVLTDRLKQWSMPLAAGGPGTEGGPGRAAAPMLVVQGDNDTLVRWPWTLDAVRRGCELGDVIEWQLRTGEGHGDLDTVSAFAWMADRFAAVPPINSCPALLDPPAENADVEEQNAE from the coding sequence ATGACGTTCGCCGGTTCGTGGCGGTTGTGCGCTCTAGCGCTCGCACTGGCCATCACCGTGTCGGCATGCAGTTCGGGCGAGAGCGAGACACCGTCGTCCGGTCCGCAGTACACGGGCACCGCCCCTGGCTCCTTGGTCGATTCCTCCAACTTCACCACCGCTGACATGCGCATCGGCAAGCTCGGTGGAACGTCGCACAAGATCACGTATCGATCCACGTCCGGTGTCGACGGATCATCCACCGAGGTAACCGGTTCGGTGTTCGTCCCGCCCGGGCTCGCGCCGGAGGGCGGATGGGACGTGGTCGCCTACGGCCACGGAACGACCGGGGTTCTCGAGGACTGCGCGCCGTCGATGTATCCGCATCTGATCGGCAACGCGGGCCCGGTTGCTGCGTTGGTGAACAACGGCTACGTCGTGGTCATGCCGGATTACCAAGGCCTGGGAAGCGACGGCCCCCACCCGTATCTCGAGCCGCGGACCGTCGGATTCAACATGATCGACGCTGTCCGAGCGGCCCGGGAACTCGTTCCCGAGGCCAGTTCGCGGTGGGCCGCGTTCGGAGGCTCGCAAGGCGGGCAGGCGTCGTGGGCGGCCAACGAGCTCGACGGAAGTTACGGCGACGGACTCGATCTCGTCGGCGTGGTGGCGCTTGCTCCAGCCGCGGACATGTCAGGACTGGCAGCCGACGCCGCTGCCCGAACGCTGACCCCAGACCAACTACCGTTAATGCAGTTCGCCGTCAACAGCCTGTCCCACGTCTTTCCCGAGGTCGCACTCACCGATTACCTGCACGGGCAGGTTCTCGACAACAATGACGCGTTGCTGCAGTGCGCGGGCGCCGCGTTGGAGGAACGAAATCGATTGGCCGTAGCCATCGTTGCGGACGACGTGGCACCGTCTTCGCCGGAATCGACGCAGGTGCTCACCGACCGGTTGAAGCAATGGTCGATGCCGCTCGCCGCGGGTGGCCCAGGAACCGAAGGTGGTCCGGGCAGGGCCGCCGCGCCGATGTTGGTGGTGCAGGGCGACAACGACACTTTGGTGCGATGGCCGTGGACGCTCGACGCCGTTCGACGAGGATGCGAGCTCGGCGACGTGATCGAGTGGCAGCTCCGAACCGGTGAAGGACACGGTGACCTGGACACGGTGTCGGCGTTCGCATGGATGGCAGATCGTTTTGCAGCAGTGCCGCCGATAAACAGCTGCCCAGCGCTCCTGGACCCGCCCGCAGAGAACGCCGATGTCGAAGAGCAGAACGCAGAATGA
- a CDS encoding polysaccharide biosynthesis tyrosine autokinase, which produces MDIREYLGIWRTRWVSILATLIVAVGGAALVSAVTTPEYKASSQLFVTTTGGASVAEAYQGNLFSKERVTSYASLAAGKQVAQRTIDSLGIDITAEELIGKVTATPQPESVLLDISVLDPDPEFARDLANTVAAQTSQLVSELETSARGGSPAASATLVELADTPASPATPQWTRNLMLGAVAGLLLGLVVAVLRDRLDVSVKTPHSLTERADAPVVGVIPREKIPKDTRPVLFGTDRPVASEAFRELRTNLSFVGATKEARVLVFTSPRAGAGTTSAVAALGVALGEVGHSVILVDADLRAPSLATFFGASSDSGTSTVLAGQTPLDEAVQPTSHLGLSILAAGPLPPNPSELLSMVILTDLVKELRATYDFVLIDASPVLQYTDAALLAKSADGAVLLARYGSTGRTDVTEAADKLRLVGANVVGTVLSAARTKSGS; this is translated from the coding sequence GTGGACATACGTGAATACCTGGGGATTTGGCGGACCAGGTGGGTTTCGATCCTGGCGACGCTGATCGTAGCCGTCGGAGGTGCCGCCCTGGTCAGCGCCGTGACGACGCCGGAGTACAAGGCGTCATCGCAACTCTTCGTGACCACGACCGGTGGTGCATCGGTAGCCGAGGCGTACCAGGGCAACTTGTTCTCCAAGGAACGCGTCACCTCGTACGCATCGCTGGCGGCTGGAAAACAGGTCGCGCAGAGAACAATCGATTCGCTGGGTATCGACATCACTGCCGAGGAACTCATCGGAAAGGTGACGGCGACGCCGCAGCCGGAGTCGGTTCTGCTCGACATCTCGGTGCTCGACCCCGATCCGGAGTTCGCCCGTGATCTCGCGAATACGGTTGCGGCTCAAACAAGTCAGCTCGTATCCGAACTCGAGACGTCGGCGCGCGGCGGCTCACCTGCTGCGTCCGCGACTCTGGTGGAACTCGCCGACACACCGGCATCCCCGGCGACCCCGCAGTGGACTCGCAACCTCATGCTGGGCGCAGTGGCTGGTCTGTTGCTCGGGCTCGTAGTAGCTGTGCTGCGCGACCGCCTCGACGTCTCGGTCAAGACTCCGCACAGTCTGACCGAACGTGCAGACGCGCCGGTGGTCGGCGTGATCCCGCGCGAGAAGATCCCCAAGGACACCCGTCCGGTTCTCTTCGGTACCGATCGTCCGGTCGCGTCGGAGGCGTTCCGAGAGCTTCGGACCAATCTCTCGTTCGTCGGCGCCACCAAGGAAGCTCGTGTTCTGGTGTTCACGAGCCCGCGAGCTGGCGCCGGGACAACCAGCGCGGTTGCGGCCCTCGGCGTCGCACTGGGCGAAGTGGGCCACAGTGTGATTCTCGTCGATGCAGATCTTCGAGCCCCATCGTTGGCGACGTTCTTCGGTGCGTCCAGCGACTCGGGAACATCGACGGTCCTGGCGGGCCAGACTCCGCTCGACGAGGCAGTGCAGCCCACGTCCCATCTCGGCCTGTCGATCCTGGCCGCCGGGCCGTTGCCGCCCAACCCGAGTGAATTGCTCAGCATGGTGATTCTCACGGATCTCGTGAAAGAGCTTCGTGCGACGTACGATTTCGTGTTGATCGACGCGTCACCGGTGTTGCAGTACACCGATGCAGCCTTGCTGGCCAAGTCTGCCGACGGTGCGGTGCTGCTCGCGCGGTACGGCAGTACCGGGCGTACCGATGTGACCGAGGCGGCCGACAAGCTGCGTCTGGTCGGAGCGAATGTAGTGGGAACAGTGTTGTCAGCAGCGAGGACGAAGAGCGGTTCGTGA
- a CDS encoding acyltransferase has translation MSTEPISEQATPEREKRTTDQIPTNAREQIGERLFNYVVTHVPSHWIRQNWLRFFGMKIGKNTSIMMGTRVHGIQQLTVGNNCSIGFRCLLDARGELTIDDDVVLASDVHIVAGHHLVNSDDFGRFLSPIHIKHHAWVASRSTILAGVELGVGSVVGACSLVRKDVADMEIVAGVPAKPVGTRRSTLDYHPIFRPLFY, from the coding sequence ATGAGTACCGAGCCCATATCCGAGCAGGCGACCCCCGAACGCGAAAAGCGTACGACGGATCAAATCCCGACCAACGCTCGCGAACAAATTGGTGAACGTTTGTTCAATTACGTTGTCACGCACGTTCCGTCGCACTGGATCCGACAGAACTGGCTCAGGTTCTTCGGAATGAAGATCGGCAAGAACACCTCGATCATGATGGGCACCCGCGTCCATGGCATCCAGCAGCTCACCGTGGGCAACAACTGCTCCATCGGTTTCCGGTGCCTACTCGATGCCCGCGGAGAACTGACCATCGACGACGACGTCGTACTGGCCAGCGACGTACACATCGTGGCAGGCCATCACCTGGTCAACTCCGACGACTTCGGCCGCTTCCTGTCGCCGATCCACATCAAGCATCACGCCTGGGTCGCCAGCCGCTCGACCATTCTGGCCGGAGTCGAACTCGGCGTCGGATCAGTCGTCGGAGCGTGTTCGTTGGTCCGAAAGGACGTCGCGGACATGGAGATCGTGGCCGGTGTTCCCGCCAAGCCCGTTGGCACCAGGCGCTCGACGCTCGACTACCACCCGATCTTCCGTCCGCTGTTCTACTGA